DNA sequence from the Arthrobacter jinronghuae genome:
TATCGACATGGATGACCGGGTCCGGGAATCCCTGAAGATGGCGGCCGAGCGCGGCCTGCCGGTGATGGAAACGCACAAGCCCGAGCTGGACCGCATGACCAACGAGGCTGTGCACCAGGGCCTCGTCCTGCAGATCCCGCCGTATGAGTACGCGGACCCCACCGACCTTGCCTCCGAGACCCTTGAGGCCTGGAAGAAGGGCCACATCCGCAACGCGCCGCTCTTCGTCGCCCTCGACGGCATCACCGATCCGCGTAACCTGGGCGCGATCATCCGGTCTGCCTCGGCCTTCAGCGCACACGGCGTCGTCGTTCCGGAACGCCGGGCCGTGGGTGTCACTGCCTCGGCATGGAAGACCAGCGCCGGCGCTGCCGTCCGCGTCCCCGTGGCACGGGCCGGCAACCTGAACAACACCCTCAAGACGTTCAAGAAGATGGGCATTTTCGTCCTGGGCCTGGACGGCGACGGCGATGTATCGCTTCCCTCCATAGTGCTGGCCAAGGAACCGATCTGCATCGTGGTGGGCTCCGAGGGCAAGGGCCTGTCCCGCCTGGTCCGGGAGAACTGCGACCAGATTGTCTCCATCCCCATCGACTCCGCCATGGAGTCACTCAACGCTTCCATGGCCGTCGGCATCACCCTGTACGAAATCTCCCGGCAGCGCTCCTCCTA
Encoded proteins:
- the rlmB gene encoding 23S rRNA (guanosine(2251)-2'-O)-methyltransferase RlmB, which encodes MANNGRPGAMRKAKKGPSGGTGGLGRKALEGKGPTPKAEERPYHKAFKNKQLAERSAAKRGDAKRGDARAGGRSGTNVRGKVAEEVVTGRNSVVEALRAGIPAKALHVAVRIDMDDRVRESLKMAAERGLPVMETHKPELDRMTNEAVHQGLVLQIPPYEYADPTDLASETLEAWKKGHIRNAPLFVALDGITDPRNLGAIIRSASAFSAHGVVVPERRAVGVTASAWKTSAGAAVRVPVARAGNLNNTLKTFKKMGIFVLGLDGDGDVSLPSIVLAKEPICIVVGSEGKGLSRLVRENCDQIVSIPIDSAMESLNASMAVGITLYEISRQRSS